A window of Pirellula sp. SH-Sr6A contains these coding sequences:
- a CDS encoding STAS domain-containing protein: MATYRRISVTEEDGVSIVRFVDKKIVDSGSIEQLGEELNALVTVEKRPNILLNFDGVDFLSSAALNKLISLNTKVKGIAGRLKLSNLRAEIKEVFKITKLDRLFDLRATQDDAMAAFKL, encoded by the coding sequence ATGGCAACCTACCGCCGCATATCCGTGACCGAAGAAGACGGCGTCAGTATCGTTCGTTTCGTTGACAAGAAAATCGTGGACTCCGGGAGCATCGAGCAATTGGGTGAAGAGCTCAATGCCTTGGTGACCGTTGAAAAGCGACCGAACATTTTGCTCAACTTTGATGGGGTCGATTTCTTGTCCAGCGCTGCTTTGAACAAGCTCATATCGCTCAACACCAAAGTGAAGGGGATCGCGGGACGTTTGAAACTCTCCAACCTCCGCGCGGAGATCAAAGAGGTTTTCAAGATTACGAAGTTGGACCGATTGTTCGATTTGCGGGCAACGCAAGACGATGCAATGGCGGCCTTCAAGCTCTAA
- a CDS encoding ATP-binding protein: protein MPSIDETWFLDKWIPSDLGIAHEIIEELMQAMEKAGWPGGDMFHVQMALEEAIVNAIEHGNQRIVDKKVRVEFEVSVGQARMRITDEGEGFDHRNLADPTSEERLDKPRGRGVLLMRELMSHSEYNDPGNQVTLIKNRSSDTQSEDE, encoded by the coding sequence ATGCCATCGATTGACGAAACTTGGTTTCTGGACAAATGGATTCCCAGCGATCTCGGGATCGCCCACGAAATCATCGAAGAACTGATGCAAGCCATGGAGAAGGCTGGCTGGCCAGGTGGGGACATGTTCCATGTCCAAATGGCACTAGAGGAGGCCATCGTCAACGCAATCGAACACGGCAATCAACGCATCGTCGATAAGAAGGTACGGGTGGAATTCGAAGTCTCGGTCGGCCAGGCACGGATGCGAATCACGGATGAAGGAGAAGGATTCGACCACCGCAACTTAGCGGATCCCACTTCCGAAGAAAGGCTCGATAAGCCCCGCGGACGAGGTGTTCTGTTAATGCGAGAGCTCATGTCCCACTCCGAGTACAACGATCCTGGGAACCAAGTCACTTTGATTAAAAACCGTTCGAGCGATACGCAATCCGAAGACGAATAG